The proteins below are encoded in one region of Silene latifolia isolate original U9 population chromosome 2, ASM4854445v1, whole genome shotgun sequence:
- the LOC141638954 gene encoding uncharacterized protein LOC141638954 — protein MACCNLKVDAIIVSYFVVCESVLGLLLIVSANYASRHGVIIEFGPTCGCLPGPMLQVFAILIFKLQRQVFRCFSTHLHQQDDITCQADFLARHLHTVECDIVANNDFVVRFNVYWCHPLQLKDEFKQPSECPKISTDIQVHEVRRTVRSLLEVYTVMVHHDTNKELKICGKMLVCDNWTGFLYFDRKMLNPVILSGNVETIPINVKRRCLNLSEYLAMGIRLKDVEGRVLIEGEISWNDYKAKEPISWYDKRICSVIRGKHGYAAVFYSIFSKARQAEVKISFECAEYPDVRYSLDGSIVAGHSKGTYLTEYDKACYQSVLFRGNSSDLQSGCTVPLSKSVVAVPIDAFLTVVINLYASPLSPELPKEHLTSNVTFNMVPDVKPIKEGNCIIKVCLEWSDFPKLISEERNSSLSDSE, from the exons ATGGCGTGCTGCAATTTAAAAGTTGATGCTATAATTGTTTCATACTTTGTCGTCTGTGAAAGTGTTCTAGGTTTGTTATTGATTGTTAGTGCCAATTATGCAAGCCGACATGGG GTCATTATTGAGTTTGGACCAACTTGCGGTTGTTTGCCTGGTCCTATGCTCCAGGTGTTTGCCATTTTGATT TTCAAACTTCAAAGGCAGGTCTTCAGATGCTTTAGTACTCATCTACACCAACAAGATGATATTACTTGTCAGGCAGACTTCCTTGCCAGACACCTTCATACTGTTGAGTGTGATATTGTAGCTAATAATGATTTCGTTGTCCGTTTTAATGTGTATTGGTGTCACCCACTCCAACTCAAGGATGAATTTAAGCAGCCGTCTGAATGCCCCAAG ATATCCACTGATATACAAGTACACGAAGTTCGCAG GACTGTGCGTTCCCTATTGGAGGTGTATACAGTTATGGTTCATCACGATACTAATAAGGAGTTAAAGATCTGCGGGAAAATGTTAGTTTGTGACAATTGGACCGGGTTTTTATATTTTGACAGAAAAATGCTGAATCCTGTCATACTTTCTGGAAATGTGGAAACCATACCTATAAATGTCAAAAGGCGTTGTCTTAATTTATCAGAGTATTTGGCTATGGGGATAAGGCTTAAGGATGTTGAAGGTCGGGTATTGATTGAGGGAGAAATTTCTTGGAATGATTACAAAGCTAAGGAACCGATATCTTGGTATGATAAGCGTATTTGCTCCGTCATTCGCGGTAAACATGGCTACGCGGCAGTGTTTTATTCAATATTTTCCAAGGCAAGGCAAGCTGAAGTGAAAATTTCGTTCGAGTGTGCTGAATATCCGGATGTTAGATATTCTCTTGATGGGAGTATTGTTGCTGGGCACAGTAAAGGAACATACTTGACTGAATATGACAAGGCATGCTATCAGAGTGTCCTTTTTCGAGGTAATTCTTCAGATCTCCAATCTGGTTGTACCGTACCACTTTCAAAATCCGTGGTTGCTGTGCCAATTGATGCGTTCTTAACGGTTGTCATCAACTTGTATGCAAGTCCGCTGTCTCCTGAACTTCCTAAAGAACATTTGACTTCGAATGTTACCTTTAATATGGTTCCTGATGTTAAGCCGATTAAGGAGGGGAACTGTATCATTAAAGTGTGTTTAGAATGGAGTgattttcctaaattaatttcCGAGGAACGGAACTCCAGTCTTAGTGACAGCGAGTGA
- the LOC141642583 gene encoding ATP synthase gamma chain, chloroplastic-like: MACSLSFSSSVSSFTTTTTTATATSATSNTTASPISIQCSNLRELRDRIGSVKNTQKITEAMKLVAAAKVRRAQEAVVNGRPFSETLVEVLYNINEQLQTEDVDIPLTKNRPVKKIALVVVTGDRGLCGGFNNYILKKAEQRISELKKLGVEYTVISVGKKGNSYFIRRPHIPVDRFLEGTNLPTAKDAQAIADDVFSLFVSEEVDKVELLYTKFVSLVKADPVIHTLLPLSPKGEICDINGNCVDAAEDELFRLTTKEGKLTVERETVRQATADFSPILEFEQDPVQILDALLPLYLNSQILRALQESLASELAARMTAMSNATDNASDLKKSLSMVYNRQRQAKITGEILEIVAGANALT; encoded by the exons ATGGCTTGCTCACTATCCTTTAGCTCTTCAGTGAGCAGcttcacaaccaccaccacaaccgctACCGCTACTTCCGCAACCTCTAACACCACAGCCTCCCCAATCTCCATCCAATGCAGCAATCTTCGCGAGCTTCGCGACCGCATTGGCTCAGTCAAAAACACTCAGAAGATCACTGAAGCAATGAAGCTTGTCGCGGCTGCTAAAGTCCGTCGTGCTCAAGAAGCTGTCGTTAACGGCCGTCCTTTCTCCGAAACACTTGTCGAAGTTCTGTACAACATTAACGAACAGCTTCAAACTGAGGATGTTGATATTCCATTGACCAAAAATCGCCCTGTCAAGAAAATTGCTCTCGTTGTCGTTACTGGTGACCGCGGTCTTTGCGGCGGATTCAATAATTATATTCTTAAGAAAGCAGAGCAGCGCATTTCTGAGCTCAAGAAATTAGGTGTCGAATATACTGTTATAAGTGTCGGTAAGAAAGGAAACTCGTACTTCATCCGTCGGCCTCATATTCCTGTTGATCGCTTCCTCGAGGGGACTAATTTACCGACTGCCAAAGATGCTCAGGCCATTGCAGACGATGTTTTCTCTCTTTTCGTGTCTGAGGAAGTCGATAAG GTAGAGCTTCTATACACGAAATTTGTGTCACTGGTGAAAGCCGATCCAGTAATCCACACACTACTACCGCTATCACCAAAAGGAGAAATTTGCGACATTAACGGAAACTGCGTGGACGCGGCAGAGGACGAGCTATTCAGGCTAACGACAAAGGAAGGGAAACTGACAGTGGAAAGAGAAACTGTCAGACAAGCAACAGCTGATTTTTCGCCAATTTTGGAATTCGAGCAAGATCCGGTACAAATTCTGGATGCATTGTTGCCATTGTATTTGAACAGTCAGATATTGAGGGCGTTGCAGGAGTCATTGGCCAGCGAACTGGCGGCGAGGATGACAGCCATGAGTAATGCTACTGATAATGCGAGTGATTTGAAGAAATCGCTTTCGATGGTTTACAATCGACAGCGTCAAGCTAAGATTACTGGTGAAATCTTGGAGATTGTTGCAGGTGCCAATGCCTTAACTTGA